In Luteolibacter sp. Y139, a genomic segment contains:
- a CDS encoding right-handed parallel beta-helix repeat-containing protein yields MKLLPSLVAALLTGLAASASAQATRTWVSGVGDDANPGSRTAPCKTFAGAISKTAVKGVINVLDPGGFGAVTITKSITIDGTGSEGHILASGTNGIVINAADDDVVILRNIQFEGAGTGLVGVKILKAGAVYLENCRIENFQQGVVETTSSTTGTQIFLRDCLIHECSGEGISLAPGADTASVALLENTRVEGCGTGISVADRGRAVLNGCTIAFNVADGLKKVGKGVLESYKNNHILGNTPDGKATTLTTK; encoded by the coding sequence ATGAAACTTCTGCCCTCCCTTGTCGCCGCTCTTCTGACGGGCCTCGCTGCCTCCGCCTCCGCCCAAGCCACCCGCACCTGGGTCTCCGGCGTGGGTGACGATGCCAACCCCGGCAGCCGCACCGCCCCGTGCAAGACCTTCGCCGGCGCCATCAGCAAGACCGCCGTGAAAGGCGTGATCAATGTCCTCGATCCCGGCGGCTTCGGCGCGGTCACCATCACCAAGTCGATCACCATCGACGGCACCGGCTCGGAAGGACACATCCTCGCTTCCGGCACCAATGGCATTGTCATCAATGCCGCTGACGACGACGTGGTCATCCTCCGCAACATTCAGTTCGAGGGTGCTGGCACCGGCCTCGTCGGCGTGAAGATTCTCAAGGCCGGCGCGGTCTATCTCGAGAACTGCCGCATCGAGAATTTCCAACAGGGCGTGGTCGAAACGACTTCCTCCACCACCGGCACCCAGATCTTCCTGCGCGACTGCCTGATTCACGAATGTAGCGGCGAGGGCATCTCGCTCGCTCCAGGCGCGGACACGGCCAGCGTGGCGCTGCTCGAAAACACCCGCGTCGAAGGCTGCGGCACCGGCATCTCGGTCGCGGACCGCGGTCGTGCCGTGCTCAATGGCTGCACCATCGCCTTCAACGTGGCCGATGGCCTCAAGAAGGTCGGCAAGGGCGTCCTCGAGTCCTACAAGAACAACCACATCCTCGGCAACACGCCGGACGGCAAGGCCACTACCTTGACCACCAAGTGA
- a CDS encoding FAD-binding oxidoreductase, translating to MPLPPKRPTWISHGGAARQDRRPGGHDDGHIFEDLDKPGAAEVVTPSSEEETSEISVTTVSAELAELLGPGKVSVRAADLEEHAADKWYARREPDMVVFAESAQDVSKTLRFASKRNIPVTTRGAGIGYVGGAVPVTGGIVLSVARMNRIIEINPADGVAVVQPGVITVALQNAARAVGWDYPPDPASLKECSIGGNIATNAGGPRCLKYGVTRSYVLGLEVVLADGRVMRCGGRVHKNKTGFDLCGIFTGSEGMLGVVTEITLRLIPKPASRAMLAAVFPDFPAAAAAVQTILNSGHLPSALEITDSFTLAAARKRLGEDKLPPGQAHLIVEIDGRPAAVKSELKELETLLGKVGATRIDRATKEAECEAIWQLRREFSYSLRDTGLTKLNEDIVVPRSKLVALVDFARRLEEDTGIPVACFGHAGDGNIHTNLMVAGFEDPATREKAEKALDLLFAWVLDHGGAITGEHGIGLAKKPWIHQALGEVAFDVHLALKDALDPQGILNPGKFLDD from the coding sequence GTGCCTCTTCCTCCCAAACGCCCGACTTGGATCTCTCACGGTGGTGCTGCCCGGCAAGATCGACGCCCGGGCGGTCATGACGACGGCCACATCTTTGAAGACCTCGACAAGCCGGGAGCTGCCGAGGTCGTGACGCCCTCCTCCGAAGAGGAAACATCGGAGATCTCCGTCACGACCGTCTCCGCGGAACTCGCTGAGCTGTTAGGACCGGGCAAGGTCTCGGTCCGCGCCGCCGATCTGGAAGAGCACGCCGCTGACAAGTGGTATGCCCGCAGGGAGCCGGACATGGTCGTCTTCGCCGAGTCCGCTCAGGATGTTTCGAAGACGCTCCGCTTCGCCTCCAAGCGGAACATTCCCGTCACCACCCGCGGCGCGGGCATCGGCTATGTCGGTGGTGCCGTGCCGGTGACCGGCGGGATCGTCCTCTCGGTCGCGCGGATGAACCGCATCATCGAGATCAATCCCGCCGATGGCGTCGCCGTCGTGCAACCTGGCGTGATCACCGTGGCGCTCCAGAATGCCGCGCGTGCAGTCGGCTGGGACTACCCGCCTGACCCGGCGTCGCTGAAAGAGTGCTCCATCGGCGGCAATATCGCCACCAATGCCGGCGGCCCCCGTTGCCTGAAGTACGGGGTCACTCGTAGCTACGTCCTCGGCCTGGAAGTGGTCCTGGCCGATGGCCGCGTGATGCGCTGCGGCGGTCGCGTCCACAAGAACAAGACCGGCTTCGACCTCTGCGGCATCTTCACCGGTTCGGAGGGCATGCTTGGCGTGGTCACCGAGATCACCCTCCGGCTGATTCCCAAGCCCGCCTCACGCGCCATGCTGGCCGCGGTCTTCCCCGACTTCCCCGCGGCGGCAGCAGCCGTTCAGACGATCCTCAACAGCGGCCACCTTCCCTCCGCCTTGGAAATCACCGACAGCTTCACCCTGGCCGCCGCCCGCAAGCGCCTCGGCGAGGACAAGCTGCCCCCCGGCCAAGCCCATCTCATCGTCGAGATCGACGGCCGCCCCGCGGCAGTGAAGAGCGAGCTGAAGGAGCTGGAGACCCTGTTAGGAAAAGTCGGAGCCACCCGCATCGACCGCGCCACCAAGGAAGCCGAGTGCGAGGCGATCTGGCAGCTGCGCCGCGAGTTCTCCTACTCCCTCCGCGACACCGGCCTCACCAAGCTCAACGAGGACATCGTCGTCCCCCGCTCGAAGCTCGTGGCCTTGGTCGACTTCGCCCGGCGCTTGGAAGAAGACACCGGCATCCCCGTCGCCTGCTTCGGCCACGCCGGTGATGGCAATATCCACACCAATCTTATGGTCGCCGGCTTCGAGGACCCCGCCACCCGTGAGAAGGCCGAAAAGGCCCTCGACCTCCTCTTCGCCTGGGTGCTCGACCACGGCGGCGCCATCACCGGCGAGCACGGCATCGGCCTCGCCAAGAAGCCATGGATCCATCAGGCCCTCGGTGAAGTCGCCTTCGACGTCCACCTCGCTCTCAAGGACGCCCTCGACCCGCAAGGCATCCTCAATCCCGGCAAGTTTCTCGACGACTGA
- a CDS encoding class I SAM-dependent methyltransferase — protein sequence MKTPLQDKSSIHEIRERFDGDVERFSNLETGQVATIDAPLAMELITQAAIAATPEIRKVLDIGCGAGNNTIKLLKSYGRSFACDLSDLSLPMLERAKQRVSAETSEPVVTWAGDFRALPIEDGSYDVILAAAVLHHLRDDADWEAAFAAMFRWLKPGGSLWITDLVTQEADGIDRMMWQRYRAYLAGVGGEEYADKVLAYIDREDSPRPVTYQLDLMRRVGFQSVDLLHKHSCFAAFGGIKGSLESA from the coding sequence ATGAAAACGCCGTTGCAGGACAAGTCGTCGATCCACGAGATTCGCGAGCGCTTTGATGGGGATGTGGAACGGTTCTCCAATCTTGAAACCGGTCAGGTGGCAACGATTGATGCGCCGCTGGCGATGGAGCTCATCACGCAGGCGGCCATCGCTGCGACACCGGAGATCCGGAAGGTGCTCGATATCGGCTGTGGTGCGGGCAACAATACGATCAAGCTGCTGAAGAGCTATGGCCGGAGTTTCGCCTGTGACTTGAGCGATCTGAGCCTGCCGATGCTTGAGCGGGCCAAGCAGCGGGTGAGTGCAGAGACTTCCGAACCAGTGGTCACGTGGGCGGGTGATTTCCGCGCGTTGCCGATCGAGGATGGGAGCTATGACGTCATCCTGGCCGCAGCGGTCTTGCACCACTTGCGTGATGATGCGGATTGGGAGGCGGCGTTTGCCGCGATGTTCCGCTGGTTGAAGCCGGGTGGTTCGTTGTGGATCACGGATCTGGTCACGCAAGAGGCTGACGGCATTGATCGGATGATGTGGCAACGTTATCGCGCCTATTTGGCTGGCGTGGGCGGCGAGGAATACGCGGACAAGGTGCTCGCCTACATTGATCGCGAGGATTCACCGCGTCCGGTGACCTATCAGTTGGATCTGATGAGGCGTGTGGGGTTCCAGAGTGTGGACTTGCTGCACAAGCATTCGTGCTTTGCCGCATTTGGCGGGATCAAGGGATCGCTCGAGTCCGCCTGA